From Halorhodospira halophila, one genomic window encodes:
- a CDS encoding flagellar protein FliT, whose translation MGGGSAKGGDGRAAVAASARRLLELSRQMRRCAEAGDWDGVMERNGLRQAHARGLPEDPDHPGADLARRALAQSLECDRAVRALMEAERDRLGAASRDEQHHREVQDAYSRCSG comes from the coding sequence GTGGGCGGCGGCAGCGCCAAGGGCGGCGACGGGCGGGCGGCGGTGGCCGCCTCGGCCCGACGCCTGCTGGAGCTGTCCCGGCAGATGCGCCGTTGCGCAGAGGCCGGGGACTGGGACGGGGTCATGGAGCGCAATGGACTGCGCCAGGCGCACGCCCGCGGGTTGCCCGAAGACCCGGACCACCCCGGCGCTGACCTGGCCCGCCGCGCGCTGGCCCAATCGCTCGAGTGCGACCGCGCGGTCCGGGCGCTGATGGAGGCCGAGCGCGATCGCCTCGGCGCCGCCTCGCGCGACGAGCAGCACCACCGCGAGGTCCAAGACGCCTACTCGCGCTGTTCCGGCTAG